One window from the genome of Chloroherpetonaceae bacterium encodes:
- a CDS encoding FMN-binding negative transcriptional regulator: MYHFSYFKAKDKAEVRAFIEEYPFAFMTGSFLNGTLAATQIPILLEERNGEWFLQGHIMRNTDHFKALQENPNALIVFTGPSCYVSASWYTNPHIGSTWNYMSVHVSGQVSFMTPPELIALMKKLTLKFEKGNLQSPTFYDNLPDAFLSKMMPAIAGFEIKAEKIDHVFKLSQNRDEKSYDSIISKLEEEGGNSGLIASIMKRRKEQVFPPGSVWDASKFDS, translated from the coding sequence ATGTATCATTTTTCTTATTTCAAGGCAAAAGATAAAGCCGAGGTTAGGGCATTTATTGAAGAATATCCATTTGCTTTTATGACCGGAAGTTTCCTTAACGGAACACTTGCGGCAACTCAAATTCCAATACTTCTTGAAGAGCGCAATGGAGAGTGGTTTCTTCAAGGTCATATCATGAGAAATACCGATCATTTCAAGGCATTGCAGGAAAATCCAAATGCATTGATTGTATTCACCGGCCCGAGTTGTTATGTCAGTGCTTCTTGGTACACAAACCCGCACATTGGTTCAACTTGGAACTATATGAGTGTTCATGTTTCAGGTCAGGTCTCGTTTATGACTCCCCCAGAGCTAATTGCGTTAATGAAAAAGCTTACCTTAAAGTTTGAAAAAGGAAATCTTCAGTCACCAACATTTTATGACAATCTTCCTGATGCTTTTTTGAGTAAAATGATGCCGGCAATCGCAGGGTTTGAGATTAAAGCAGAAAAAATTGATCATGTTTTCAAGTTAAGTCAAAATAGGGATGAGAAAAGCTATGATTCAATCATTTCAAAATTAGAGGAAGAAGGGGGAAACAGCGGCTTAATCGCTTCGATTATGAAAAGGCGGAAAGAACAAGTTTTCCCGCCCGGTTCTGTGTGGGATGCGAGTAAATTTGATTCTTAG
- a CDS encoding alpha/beta hydrolase: MKKYCVIILTAAFVLMSGCGHAKLYHDMPTLEFDQIEYGFKVEKKVINGTEVAYYDGTPQSLRLKKTPLVLIHGLASNMGFWRGVIPELEKRGFRVIAIDLPGYGKSAKAFGAPYTLSFYAKTVHDLLSSLGVPKATWVGHSMGGQISMVASLSLPDRIENLVLVSPAGLESFKQGEGEWLRNATNPDFIIKTPPDRIRANYANNFYSWSENYEWMIEERVRLIKAKEFERFAYAVWKSVGAMLDEPVWDKLDRINFPTLIIAGENDNLIPNPFLHGGKTIDVMKIGEEKIKGSKLIMLPETGHMLVIERAKELASEIESFLK; the protein is encoded by the coding sequence ATGAAAAAATATTGTGTCATTATCCTTACAGCCGCTTTCGTACTAATGAGCGGATGTGGCCACGCAAAACTTTACCACGATATGCCAACTTTGGAATTCGATCAAATCGAATATGGGTTCAAAGTCGAAAAAAAAGTGATTAATGGAACCGAAGTGGCTTATTACGACGGCACTCCACAATCCTTGCGATTGAAGAAAACACCGCTTGTTCTAATTCACGGGCTCGCAAGTAATATGGGGTTTTGGCGAGGTGTTATTCCTGAACTGGAAAAAAGAGGATTTCGAGTAATTGCAATCGACTTGCCCGGTTATGGAAAATCGGCTAAAGCATTTGGCGCTCCTTATACCCTTTCGTTTTATGCAAAAACAGTTCACGATCTTTTAAGTTCACTGGGCGTTCCAAAAGCAACTTGGGTGGGTCACTCAATGGGTGGGCAAATATCAATGGTAGCGTCTCTTTCTCTTCCTGATCGAATTGAAAATCTTGTACTTGTTTCGCCTGCAGGCTTAGAATCTTTTAAGCAAGGTGAAGGGGAGTGGCTTCGCAATGCAACTAATCCGGATTTTATTATTAAAACACCTCCCGATCGCATTAGAGCCAATTATGCCAATAATTTTTACTCTTGGTCTGAAAATTATGAATGGATGATTGAAGAGCGGGTGAGATTAATTAAGGCAAAGGAATTTGAACGATTTGCTTATGCCGTGTGGAAATCTGTTGGTGCAATGCTCGATGAACCGGTTTGGGATAAACTTGATCGCATCAACTTCCCAACTTTAATCATCGCTGGAGAAAATGATAATCTCATTCCAAATCCATTTTTACACGGCGGAAAAACAATTGATGTCATGAAGATTGGAGAAGAAAAAATTAAGGGGTCAAAACTCATAATGCTTCCCGAAACGGGTCACATGCTTGTTATAGAGAGAGCTAAAGAGCTGGCTTCAGAAATTGAGTCCTTTCTCAAGTAA